From the genome of Anopheles funestus chromosome 2RL, idAnoFuneDA-416_04, whole genome shotgun sequence:
ATTTTTCGAGGGAAATTTTTCTTACCACCACACactgtcgaaaaaaaaaaaaaaagcttcgtttctattttctggtacatgaaatttaatttttccaaaaaattacTATCACCGTACAAAATTCTAAAACAGGCACCGAAACGATAGTCTTCAGGTTGCATCGGTGCGTAAAAATGTCCTCTcactttgtttccttttctttacgGATTCCgtgaaaacaaatacaccCCACAGCAGGTGGAAAGTTCCCTAGAAAAATGTCACACCGAGTGACAATCTCACTAAAATGGTGCCATTTTCATCGACATTTAAACCTCAATCACTTGAATTGAATCTGGGCGTAGGAAAACaaggaaaattgaaagaaaaaacctgcccagtaaaatgaaaagttataaaattgTCTCCACCATTAAAGTGCGCCAACGGATGTACGGAAGGTTCTCCACCCCATACACCATTGTTTAaccttttacttttattaaattttcattcattaaattgttttctctctctctcttttctctctatctttctttctcttctcgTTATCTTCTTATCTGCCGTCGACCGTTAACCGGTGTGTTCGAtgtttttgacattttgtacATTCCCACAATGTAaacaccgggcgcctccaccaACGTGCAACAGGTATTCGTTGTTCTGGCCGCCGTCGCCGTCGGTgttaactcggtcgctatcggAGTCGCTGCCCCGGCCGCACTGGTAAAGGTAAGCCAAAGTAAATTGTCCCTTTTTCTGCGCCACGCCAAACAGTTCCCTCTCCTACGGTTTCATCTACTTGCCATATAAAAGGAAACGCCACcagttgtttcgtttgttcattttcggaaagtttttaattaatttatagcaCCGTTTTCTGATTAAGACACGCCTTCACAGCCAGCATTTGTCTTCGAGAGGTTCTGCTTCGACGCATTCGGTTGTAGTTTAATGAGATAATCACAGAAAACACTGATCGATTTAAACGATCACGATTGCTTTAATTGacgtattaattaattaattgaaatctTCTTAAAATTCTAATCAGGGTAAGAGTAATTTTGAAGACTTTAATTTGGTTAAATAAatcagtaaaaataatttaaaaaaaacataataattaataaccgaaagttaagcaaaaaaataaaaatcttcccATAAAGCATTTTCCAAAGGATCTTCTCGCCCTTACTAGTCCATTAGTCCTTGCCTTAACACCTTGCCATGCCACTCTAAGAACGCACCAGTCAAGTATGGTTTTATAAAAGAAGTCCTTATCGGTTGGTTCATTGTCCACACCTGCCACATTTCGCTTCCAGACTGAGGAGTACGATGCTCACCCACAGTACAGCTTCAGCTACGACGTCCAGGACTCGCTGACCGGCGACaacaagcagcagcacgaaACCCGCGATGGCGATGTTGTGCAGGGTCAGGTAAGTTCAACAAGCGGCAAGACGCCATCGAGTCCACTTTAAAACCTAACCCTcccgtctctctctctctctccctcccatTCCCAACGCGCCTTGCAGTACTCGCTCGTTGAGCCCGATGGTACTCGTCGTACCGTCGACTATACGGCCGATCCGGTGAACGGCTTCAACGCCGTCGTCAGCAAGACTGCCGATGCCGCCGTCGTTAAGACCGTTGCCGCTGCCCCCGTTGCCCACCCCGTGGTGGCCTACCATGCCCCGACCGTTGCCGTTGCCCATGCACCGGCCGTTGCCGTTGCTCACGCACCCGTCGCTTACCATGCGCCAGCTGCCACCACCTACGTGTCGCACGCTCCGGTCGTTTCGCACGCTCCCGTCTACTCGCATGCTCCCGTCTACTCGCATGCCCCCGTCTACTCGCACGCACCCGTTGTATCGCACGCCCTCTATCACCACTAAGCGATAAACGATGTGCCAAGGACATTCTGGAGAAAGATAATGGATGTCCCAACGATAAGGACACGATGCCGACCTCAACTCAGGCCATATAGATacacccgcacacacacacgcatacgtAATCTAGAGGGGGTGGTCTTACACTGCCCGAATGAATCGTACCCGATTGACTCAGATTTGTTCTGTTTGATTAGCTGTTAGATTAATGCAATTTCTTTAACGAACAGTATTACGtacttttgtttccttcttctaCACTATCTCCTCTTAAAAGCTTtctatttaaagattttttgttttctttatcgtatgattttgaagattttcctttttctttctctttctgtcCTATTCTCGTAGCGTGCCTTTAACCTCAATAGTTAGGTAAGGTACGTGGCGTGAGTTAACTATTTGCGAGGAAATAAAGTACTACGTTCTGCCCCTGCTACGTTTGAAAAGATAACGTacaaggaaaattaaaaagcgAAGCGTGTGTTTGATTACTAATGATGACATTTGTTAAAAGTGATGACTAACATTGATTGGTGCAGTGACCAGGATCAACCAGGATGATTTCTTTAAAActaatgaaaatataaatttttccGTGTTTTATCGTGACCTTTAAGTGGAAAACGGGCTTAATTTGATCTAAACGTGCCTTACCACTAAtatatttaaagcaaattacCTTACTCTCAACATGTGAAACGATCGCGTTGGTCTTGTAAAAATTGCTTGAAGTTGATCGAGACTAGGATTGAAGTtcgattttaaataattctctGCCGTTCGAAATTTTCCCCACTTTTTCAACAATGATGTCGCTTTGGGGTTTTTTAACATCAATATAATCCAACCCCATAAAACTTCAGACAGAATCACTTCGGTGGCACTACAGCACACTGAACAGCACTTCATCACACGTATCTGCACTCTAATCTGATGCAGCTGGGAATGCTATgttggtttaaaaataaagttcaAAAGTATGGATCCCTTTTCAGTAGCCGTTATCACTGATTTAGAGCTTTCGTTTAGACTTTTCACGTCCAATCGTGTTCAAAGCAACCGGTATCGATATCGAACTATACAAATGTTGGGTTTTATACAAGTATTTGATggagtgttaaaaaaattaacagaCTGGTCGAAAGCAACAAACTTTGATTCATTTTGTAATATCTAATTAGTATTTGAAAAAGAATCTTTAACTGTTTATCACGAAGCTagcaattgaatttaattattttaaacatttgttcaaCTAGCAACTTCACAATATTCACTTTCTCTTTCCctattttgcatttatttgcaGTAGAATTATGTACGAAATTTGCAATATCTTATTGAAAGTTAAggcttttttttagaatacaACTCTTTCATTCTATTTATacttaattttcaatttattgctCAAGGTCTGCTCAAGGTCTGTCTACCAATCATTTAACTCGCTACATCATTCTCGGAGATGCATCAACGTCAATCTTTCTTACCTCAACTTAGGTTTATCACGATTTCTATGTCTATATAAACTGACTAGAAAGATTTAGGAGTTTGGTTGTCTGATGTCAGTCCAACGGTATGACTACACCTCCGTagtatatttttcttattttcgtTCTATAATATCAGAAGCTTCTATGCAACTGTTTGATACTATCTAACAAGAAACAATAcctaaataaaattgtaaaagttTAACATCTTAAAAGATTCCTTGGATGGATCCAAAAAGGAACGTCAGTCTTaatgaaaatggtaaaaacaTTACTATTTATTCCATAATTTTGtgattaaacacaaaaaaaacaaaacagaaatcaGTTCTTACTGActggcaaacaaaataaatacaatattGTTAAAAGCATTTGCAATTTGTCGACAAAAtggccataaaaaaaaacaaagttaaagTACAATGTCAGCATACCCCAAAGACACGATGGACATCTTTATTGTTGGACGTACTTTCTTGTACACAAACACCATGTACGGCATTGAAAAGATACTAAAACTTTAATGTCCTTAATCTCTTCCTATCCCTTCATACTTTGCTCAAACAACAAATTTCTTACCCCCCCATCCTGTGCTGTTCGCCTTAATAAAATCCCATTTCCTGTATCGTTTTGTTGAGAGAGGTGGTTCCTTCCTGTTGTGCCATCATCGAACCGAAACCGAAGAAAGTATTACTGcaacaaaattgcatttcCACCCGGTTCGTAGATGCAGTGCTGGCCGGAAGTCCAAAAAACGTGCTACAAAACCTCGAGGAAATCTTTTATAtactttatttgattttttctttttgtattattCCATCTTTTTCGTAGTTTTTATTTCGTAGATtgtgttttacaaattttccCCAACACAAAAGTAACGAACGAAATCGTGTCAATTCGTAAATGAAGCAATATAAAACGAAGTTTCCCACCAGGGTGCGCTACTGAGACCACAGATTCGGGCTGGATTGTAAAACTATTTTGCAATTATCTTTCACTACACATTACGCCAGGGGACTTGTCCACAGTGCAATCGAGACTAAAGGGATGAGGCCATAAACTTGTTTAGTGGCTCATAATATCCTTCTGAAGCTCGTGCTCTCGGACGAAGTAGAATtgttgcaacagcaacaaaaaaaaagcggaacaaCTGTTGAGCCGTAACGTGGAACTTTTTCGTACCGGCTAGGACGAATGCAAGCCGGGCTTTATATCTAATCAGTTTTAAGCATTCATTTTAATGGtttgaagagaagaaaaaaaattggaatggCAATGGTTTACGCTTTCTGCGCATGAAATGATTCAAAGTAGAGTGAGAGGAGAAGGAAGAGCGAACGTTTGCTCTGCAAGGTGGAAATGAGCTTGTTCGGGCGATTGAAAGGATTAAATTGTCCCGCATGAGCCGAGGGTGTCCGAGCTGCGTGCTGCTTGTTTGTATCACGGAACGCGGATACAAGTGACCACAGTGTTGGAAGGAATGCaaaagtaagcaaaaaaaacacaccatcaCCGAAGGACGACCTGTAGCCTGTTTTTCGTTCAAATATTTATACGATCCTCGTcggaaatataataaaaaaaagcgaaacagcCATACAAAAAGTTCATCACGATGAAGTGTACCTTTTACGAAGAAACACTCTCACGCTAGAAGCGTATGAGCTGGGTAGTAAATTTcccatcaaaaaaaaaaaaattggtggaaaaaataacTCCAAAAAAAGCGACAACGAAAAACTGaacgaaagttttttccccttgCTGCTTCAGCGGGTCACATACGATGCATGACGatgggtgtattttttttgtataaataaatcgttttattgcgttttcttttgctttcaaaaCGACCGAACGCGCTTGTTTGTCCTTTTACCCGATGGCACCCGGTGGAGCTCCCAAAAGGGCTTCCGAAAGGCCCAGCTGGTAGCTTGCTAAACCCACctgttttatttagtttttttgttttaactactgtttggttcgttttgttttgctccagAAAGCCCCCCCTCAGAGTAAAAGGGTAAaggaatgtgtgttttttttgcataaaagtCCTCCCCCACATTCCTTTACTGTAGTGAATTTATTTCCAAGCACAAGCACCCGGAAAACTCGGGCCCCGATATGTTGCCCCCCTTCTTTCATATTATAACATCTCAATAAATGAGCTTACCTAATCGTGGGATTGTGTCcggtttttcaatttcaaaataaatccTTTCGCCTGTGTGTTCGCCGTAGCACTCGCTTCTTCACTTAAGGATTCGATTTTCCACGGTAGAGATGAACGTGGTACGTTGGTGCACGGATCGTTTCGTTGCGTGGGACTGTGGTATACACCTTTTGACCCTTTCTCGCACTCGAATGGAAAGAATTTCAACCAATGTACCAAGAGTCGATTtaaatcttcattttttttgccttcctaCTTTCGGGGTGGGTGTGAAATCGAATGCGATTGTGGTGACCCGAGAactcgcacacatacacacacacacacacgaaccaaaaccacaccaaacaccgatgtttgggttttgttggttAGGTTTGTTTCGTAAATCAGGCTCCGGTTTTTGGATTAGTGTTATGTATCACCTTCAACGCTTGAAGAAGAATATTTGATTTCGAAATGGATTTAATGGTATCACtagttttgcactttttttgtattattttttttatattaacttttttattatttcacttcACGACACGaagatttcttcttctttttcttgtacGGGAACTTCACTCTCAACCCCTGTTGTgggttattttttcattaaaatttatatcacACAAACATTAATAATGCGAAAAGCTTTAtactaaaaaaacacactttcacAACACTCACAAACACtttacaaataattttccgtagccccttttttttggtagtaaCATCTCTCACCCAATCACTCACTTTTCACTCACTTTCGGTTTAACAAATCCTTTCAACTGCACTCAACCGTTGCGGCACTGCATTCGGTTTTTGAAAGGCATaacaacagaaaagaaaacactataAAGTAATCGTAAGATGAAAtatcaaaggaaaaaaaacaggaaggaaATTGAGTAAACTAGCGCAAAGGGAAACctcaaaaaaacctttcaccacagaagaagagaaaaataaaccaacagGATAAAAGCGTTTGGTTCGTTAGGTTTATCATCGCCAAAATCACCAGCAGTATTGCATTGTCCATTTGAAAGGGCAACCGGCAACCAGACCAAAATGggaagagtgaaaaatgaaaccatcGTCTAATGGTGAATTCTGGAACGGTTCCAACCCGAAACCATCGTAAGCTTTCCCGAATCGTACGGGAATGTTTCTTTCAAAGCTGAAATGCCGACTTGGGAATGGaaagggaaaagcaaaactaGTTCTCGGCCCGGATCTGTATCGCTGGGTCGAGAACAATATCTTAAGCCCCTCCGTTCGAGACAGGACCAAACCaaagaaaggataaaaataaagaaaaaccaccCTTAAACATCCTCTATCCTTCCCCCCGGGGGTGCCGGAAATCCGTTTTCCCTTTACGTGCATATAAATACAATGGTCGGGCAGACGGCCATGCACACATGTACTTGAAGCTTCAACCGACGAGACGTTGAATAAGTTCGACGTGATATTGAAATAtagggaaaaaggaaatttcaATAGCTGGTGCAGCAATTTCCCTACTGAAAGATTTACAATGAGAAAGCACAAACCACACTACGCGAATCCttcccgttttttgttttttttttgtagacaaAAACGTTTGAAACACTTGGCGCGTCGTCCTGCGGTGCAAACTTCCTGCAGTGTGCTGCGCTGGAAAATAGGAAACTCCACCGACGGGGTACGTAGTCGAATGCGAACTGGTGCTTTATGCAGCATCAAACATCATGGTCATGGTAAGTGAGTAAAACCAGGCAAGAATATCCTTCGCTTGACGAAACTCACGAGCAATTGGTGCGAGAGACTGTGCGTGAGAACAATACACAACCGTGGAAATTGTAAGAGAAAAGCGTGCAAAAGGAgtttaacatttatttgctCACCAACCAGCTGACGGTGGACAAAACGCTGTATgaagacaaacaaaatggaaaatatactTCGCCAGCTAGAATTTAGAGGGGATGGTTTGATTCACATCGTGAGAAACCCGATCGCTCTCAGCTTCACTCTCACTTCACGCTTGTTCATCTTGTGGCGTGAGAACGAtaggaaatgtttcattcgGTGAGATTTCTCACTCGCGTCTCAAGTTTTCCTCCAATCGCTCTGGTTGCCTAGCAATGGGGAAAAGCTGTATGCTTTTCACAGCTGTTTGGTGGGAACAGTTTGAAaccgaacagcaaaaaaaaactcacgtAGATATCGGTGATGTTATGATGGCGCAAAATACTCACACTGATGCTCACACTATTTGCCGCAATACGttcgaataaatttaaaaaacactgTGATTTAAACCAATTTCCGCGCGTTAACTTTCGATCGCGTAAGGAACAAACAAATCGTACAACCTGCCGGCTTGGCCTCGATTGCTCGAGGCACGCATACACCAACTCACTCGGCGTAAGCTGCCGGAACATAACCCTTGCAGAACACTTGCCACAGCATCGAGGCCAGCTGCGCAACATAAAGCAACATACACAACACGGAAGAAACCACGgacaaacgaaaccaaacgcCTCCGATAAgaataatttgtattttaacCCGTAAACCACTGTACAAACGCGGACCGCAAAAACACGTGGTAATattgtaaacaatttcttGATATGACATTCTGTCACGCAGAGTAGTATTTACCCCAAGTACTGCACTCCGTGTTCTAAACCCTATGTGTCAATGGTATTTTAAGTTAAGTTGTCAGTGGTGGAGTTGCAGGGGCGTCAAACTTTTCAATATagagacaaataaataatcattcttctaaaaaataataattttaataattttcatcTCGCAATGATTACAAactaacaaatatttaaaatacttcTTCCCATTGATTTCCAAcccaaaaagaaatgttttgatgTGATATGTTTTACTTCGGATCACGCACAATGCGAAACAATTagcaacaaattaattttatttatataatatttatatataaattATCATATTGTAGTGTGTTTCTGTTGTTTCATCCActgtaccattttgtttttgtttttcattatcGCTACTTTCCCTTTctcattttctctctctctctctttttctttgtctCACTTGTTTCTTTTCTGGTTTGTTTCGCTGGCTTGCGCC
Proteins encoded in this window:
- the LOC125764550 gene encoding larval cuticle protein A2B-like, which gives rise to MFAKVFVVLAAVAVGVNSVAIGVAAPAALVKTEEYDAHPQYSFSYDVQDSLTGDNKQQHETRDGDVVQGQYSLVEPDGTRRTVDYTADPVNGFNAVVSKTADAAVVKTVAAAPVAHPVVAYHAPTVAVAHAPAVAVAHAPVAYHAPAATTYVSHAPVVSHAPVYSHAPVYSHAPVYSHAPVVSHALYHH